From a region of the Solanum stenotomum isolate F172 chromosome 2, ASM1918654v1, whole genome shotgun sequence genome:
- the LOC125855657 gene encoding uncharacterized protein LOC125855657: protein MGDDLPSTQSKETETSGTINNTHHYHLNNSDSPGMNLINSIFDGRGFAGWRRSILIALSAKKKLGFINGDSLEQRFGRTNGAKLYHLQKEISNLVQGNNDVAGYFTKLKRLWDELDSLDLLSCCSCVCTCEGKGKLIKSLEDQRLVQFLMGLNYTYGQARGTILMINPLPSINSAYALVLQDENQKEAYVNVANTIDAASFMVGGQGRVNYRSGNQPFKGAQATQKSGNPGNQKVGKTFPKNKPRRVKYNPNVSCTYCGRTGHVYDDCFRLIGFPDDFEFTKTKNSQNLVKGNAVVTGEEGEAFSGNHEDSRNMWYPQFPNKEHYN, encoded by the exons ATGGGAGATGATCTTCCTTCAACACAATCCAAAGAAACTGAAACCAGTGGAACCATTAACAACACCCACCATTATCACTTGAACAACTCAGATTCACCAGGGATGAATTTGATCAATTCAATCTTCGATGGTAGAGGTTTTGCAGGATGGAGGCGATCTATTCTGATTGCACTTTCAGCCAAAAAGAAATTGGGGTTTATCAATGGG GATAGTCTGGAGCAAAGGTTTGGCAGAACCAATGGCGCTAAGCTTTACCACCTGCAAAAGGAAATATCAAATTTAGTTCAGGGGAACAATGATGTTGCAGGATATTTCACCAAGCTCAAACGTTTGTGGGATGAGCTAGATTCTCTAGATCTGTTATCATGTTGTAGTTGTGTGTGCACATGTGAAGGCAAAGGAAAACTTATCAAGTCTTTGGAGGATCAAAGACTTGTTCAATTTTTGATGGGTTTAAATTACACATATGGTCAAGCAAGAGGAACCATCTTAATGATCAATCCACTACCTTCTATTAACAGTGCTTATGCTTTAGTTTTGCAGGATGAAAACCAAAAGGAAGCTTATGTTAATGTTGCTAACACAATTGATGCTGCCTCTTTCATGGTGGGAGGTCAAGGAAGAGTGAATTACAGATCTGGTAACCAACCATTTAAAGGAGCTCAAGCAACACAGAAATCTGGGAATCCTGGCAATCAAAAGGTTGggaaaacatttcccaaaaataAACCAAGGAGAGTGAAATATAATCCAAATGTGAGTTGTACCTACTGTGGAAGAACAGGACATGTGTATGATGACTGTTTTAGGCTAATTGGTTTCCCAGATGATTTTGAGTTTACTAAGACAAAGAATTCTCAGAATTTGGTCAAAGGAAATGCAGTAGTTACAGGGGAAGAGGGTGAAGCTTTTAGTGGGAATCATGAGGATTCAAGGAACATGTGGTACCCCCAGTTCCCTAACAAAGAGCATTATAACTAG